Proteins found in one Sphingobium sp. V4 genomic segment:
- a CDS encoding YeaH/YhbH family protein gives MHIVDRRLNPGGKSLVNRQRFVRRAKAYVQQAVRDSLKDRSIKDLDKQGQISIQRDAIHEPTLHRAAQGGNRERVLPGNRDYMEGDRIKRPGGGGGAGSQAGQGEGEDDFRFVLSREEFLDLFLDDLELPDLAKRRLIGGAVDGIRRAGYSTAGNPSNLSVPRTMQKALSRRLALRRPSGGELRRIEDEIAEIERQSPPTPDGAARLEALREERAHIIRRRNLIAYIDPVDLRYRRFETVPKPVAQAVMFCLMDVSGSMTEHMKDLAKRFFALLHLFLSRCYEHVEVVFIHHTDRAAEVDEQTFFYSTVTGGTLVSSALEKLLEVIKERYRPDDWNIYVAQASDGDTMQSDNGRVVNLMQDDILPMSQYVAYLEVGREEFADVDMIGTTTGLWQAYAPVSEAHRHFVMRKVHHRREIYPVFRELFQRRGMAEKSG, from the coding sequence ATGCACATAGTCGACAGACGTTTGAATCCGGGGGGCAAAAGCCTGGTCAACAGGCAACGCTTCGTGCGTCGGGCGAAGGCCTATGTGCAGCAGGCGGTGCGTGACAGCCTGAAGGATCGCAGCATCAAGGATCTGGACAAGCAGGGCCAGATTTCGATCCAGCGGGACGCCATCCATGAACCCACATTGCACCGCGCAGCGCAGGGCGGCAATCGCGAGCGCGTACTGCCTGGCAATCGCGACTATATGGAGGGCGACAGGATCAAGCGCCCCGGCGGCGGTGGGGGAGCGGGATCGCAGGCGGGGCAGGGCGAGGGGGAAGATGATTTCCGGTTCGTGCTCAGCCGCGAGGAATTTCTAGACCTTTTCCTCGATGATCTGGAGTTGCCCGACCTGGCGAAGCGTAGGCTGATCGGGGGCGCAGTCGACGGGATCAGGCGCGCGGGCTATTCGACCGCAGGCAATCCGTCCAACCTGTCCGTGCCGCGCACCATGCAAAAGGCGCTGTCGCGTCGGCTGGCGCTGCGCCGGCCGAGTGGCGGCGAGCTGCGGCGGATCGAGGACGAGATCGCCGAGATCGAGCGCCAGAGTCCGCCCACACCCGACGGTGCCGCAAGATTGGAAGCGCTGCGTGAGGAGCGGGCACATATCATCCGTCGGCGCAACCTGATCGCCTATATTGACCCGGTCGACCTGCGCTACCGCCGCTTCGAAACGGTGCCCAAGCCCGTTGCGCAGGCGGTGATGTTCTGCCTGATGGACGTGTCCGGCTCCATGACCGAGCATATGAAGGATCTCGCCAAGCGGTTCTTCGCGCTGCTCCATCTGTTCCTGTCACGCTGCTATGAGCATGTTGAAGTGGTGTTCATCCATCACACCGACCGGGCGGCGGAGGTCGATGAGCAGACCTTTTTCTACAGCACGGTGACGGGCGGGACGCTGGTATCGAGCGCGCTTGAGAAGCTGCTGGAAGTGATCAAGGAACGCTATCGGCCCGACGACTGGAACATCTATGTGGCGCAGGCTTCGGACGGCGATACGATGCAGTCGGACAATGGCCGAGTGGTGAACCTGATGCAGGACGACATCCTGCCCATGTCGCAATATGTCGCTTATCTGGAGGTCGGGCGCGAGGAGTTTGCCGATGTCGACATGATCGGCACCACCACCGGCCTGTGGCAGGCCTATGCACCGGTCAGTGAAGCGCATCGCCATTTCGTGATGCGCAAGGTGCATCATCGGCGGGAAATCTATCCAGTCTTCCGCGAACTGTTCCAGCGCAGGGGCATGGCGGAGAAAAGCGGATGA
- a CDS encoding PrkA family serine protein kinase — MTKNELFSSFATKFDDRRQAEMSIEDYLLGCRSDPLMHASAPERLLAAIGEPDIIDTSRDQRLGRIFMNRTIRRYRSFANFYGMEGTIEHIVSFLRHASQGLEERKQILYLLGPVGGGKSSLAERLKALMEVHPIYVLKAGDEVSPIFESPLALFDAETHGDVIEQNYAIPRRRLTGMISPWCRKRLDEYAGDLTRFSVVRMMPSRMRQIAIAKTEPGDENNQDISSLVGKVDIRKLEMLSQNDPDAYSYSGGLNRANQGMLEFVEMFKAPIKMLHPLLTATQEGNYIGTENIGAIPFNGIVMAHSNESEWANFKNNKNNEAFIDRIYVIKVPYSLQASEERQVYEKLLRESDLSKAPCAPGTLDMLARFSVLTRLREHENSNLYSKMRVYDGEMLREIDPRAKSLQEYKDAAGVDEGMSGTSTRFAFKALSATFNHDSNEIAADPVHLMYVLEGMVRQEQFPADVEARYLEFIKGELAPRYAEFIGNEIQKAYLESYNDYGQNLFDRYVAYADAWIEDLDFKDPDTGQLLDREVINQELSKTEKPAGIANPKDFRNEVVKFALRMRASNDGRNPSWTSYEKIREVIEKRMFSQVEDLLPVISFGSKKDGETATKHDEFVARMIERGYTERQVRRLVEWYIRVKQAG, encoded by the coding sequence GTGACGAAAAATGAACTGTTTTCGAGCTTCGCGACAAAGTTCGACGATCGACGGCAAGCCGAAATGTCCATCGAGGATTATCTGCTGGGATGCCGTAGCGATCCGCTGATGCACGCATCCGCTCCTGAACGCTTGCTGGCGGCGATCGGCGAGCCGGACATCATCGATACCTCCCGCGACCAGCGGCTCGGCCGGATATTCATGAACCGGACGATCCGTCGTTATCGCAGCTTCGCCAATTTCTACGGCATGGAGGGGACGATCGAACATATCGTCAGCTTCCTGCGTCATGCGAGCCAAGGGCTGGAGGAACGCAAGCAGATCCTCTATCTGCTCGGCCCGGTTGGCGGCGGCAAATCCTCGCTGGCCGAGCGTTTGAAGGCACTGATGGAAGTCCATCCCATCTATGTGCTGAAGGCCGGGGACGAGGTCAGCCCGATCTTCGAAAGTCCGCTGGCGCTGTTCGACGCCGAAACCCATGGCGACGTCATAGAGCAAAATTATGCGATTCCCCGCCGTCGCCTGACGGGAATGATCAGTCCCTGGTGCCGCAAGCGGTTGGACGAATATGCCGGCGACCTGACGCGCTTTTCGGTGGTGCGGATGATGCCCTCACGGATGCGGCAGATCGCCATCGCCAAGACCGAGCCGGGAGACGAGAATAACCAGGATATCAGTTCGCTGGTCGGCAAGGTCGATATCCGCAAGTTGGAAATGCTCTCGCAGAATGATCCCGACGCCTACAGCTATTCGGGCGGCCTCAACCGGGCGAACCAGGGGATGCTGGAATTCGTCGAGATGTTCAAGGCGCCCATAAAGATGCTCCACCCGTTGCTGACCGCGACGCAGGAGGGCAATTATATCGGTACGGAAAATATCGGCGCCATTCCCTTCAACGGCATCGTCATGGCCCACAGCAATGAATCCGAATGGGCCAATTTCAAGAACAACAAGAATAACGAAGCCTTTATTGACCGCATCTACGTGATCAAGGTGCCCTATTCCCTGCAAGCAAGCGAGGAACGGCAGGTCTACGAGAAGCTGCTGCGGGAATCCGACCTCAGCAAGGCGCCCTGCGCGCCAGGAACGCTCGATATGCTGGCCCGCTTTTCGGTGCTGACCCGGCTGCGCGAGCATGAGAATAGCAACCTCTACTCAAAGATGCGCGTCTATGACGGCGAAATGCTGCGGGAGATCGATCCGCGAGCGAAAAGCCTCCAGGAGTATAAGGACGCGGCCGGCGTGGACGAAGGGATGTCGGGCACTTCCACCCGTTTCGCCTTCAAGGCGCTGTCGGCAACCTTCAACCATGACAGCAACGAGATTGCGGCCGATCCTGTTCACTTGATGTATGTGCTGGAAGGCATGGTGCGGCAGGAACAATTCCCCGCCGACGTCGAGGCCCGCTATCTGGAGTTCATCAAGGGCGAATTGGCCCCGCGCTATGCCGAGTTCATCGGCAACGAGATCCAGAAGGCCTATCTGGAATCCTACAACGACTATGGCCAGAACCTGTTCGACCGCTATGTCGCCTATGCCGACGCATGGATCGAGGATCTGGATTTCAAGGATCCCGATACCGGCCAGTTGCTGGACCGGGAGGTCATCAACCAGGAATTGTCCAAGACCGAAAAGCCGGCGGGGATCGCCAACCCAAAGGATTTTCGAAACGAGGTGGTGAAGTTCGCACTCCGGATGCGGGCCAGCAATGACGGGCGCAATCCCAGCTGGACCAGCTATGAAAAAATCCGCGAAGTCATCGAGAAGCGGATGTTCAGCCAGGTCGAGGATCTGTTGCCGGTCATCAGTTTCGGATCGAAGAAGGACGGCGAGACGGCGACCAAGCATGATGAATTCGTCGCCCGCATGATCGAGCGGGGTTATACCGAACGGCAGGTCAGGCGCCTGGTCGAATGGTATATCCGCGTCAAGCAGGCGGGATGA
- a CDS encoding DUF952 domain-containing protein — protein MSDLFAYKVLTAEQFDQFRADGVFKGAPIDLTDGYIHMSTREQAAETVAKHFAGQDRLVMLMVDLAAFGDAIRWEESRGGALFPHLYGDLPMTAVAGKVVLRLDDQGNHLFPAGF, from the coding sequence GTGAGCGACCTCTTCGCCTACAAGGTCCTGACCGCCGAGCAATTTGACCAGTTCAGGGCCGACGGCGTCTTCAAAGGGGCGCCGATCGACCTGACCGATGGTTATATCCATATGTCGACGCGCGAGCAGGCGGCAGAGACCGTCGCCAAGCATTTTGCGGGGCAGGATCGGCTGGTCATGCTGATGGTCGACCTCGCCGCTTTCGGCGACGCCATCCGGTGGGAAGAATCGCGCGGCGGAGCACTCTTTCCTCACCTCTATGGCGACCTGCCGATGACCGCAGTGGCGGGCAAGGTGGTGCTGCGTCTGGACGACCAGGGCAATCACCTCTTCCCGGCCGGCTTTTGA